CGTGCGGCGCGCTCGAGCGCGGCGGCCACGCTGGCGCCCTCGCCTGCGGTGCAGAAGATGTAGGTCTCGAACTGCACGTCGCGCTGAGCGCCGTCGAGCTCGGCAATGAGCGCGGGGAAGAATTCCTGCGAGCCCTGCAGCAGCTTGATGCGATGGTCCGACCCGGCAAAGGCTGGCAGCGGCATGGCGTGCGGCTCAGAGCCTGAACTCCGCGATCAGCGGCAAATGGTCGGACATGCGCCACCAGATGCGCCCGCGCGGCACGGTCAGCGACAGCGGCACCAGGCCGCGTGCATAGACATGGTCCAGGCGCGCCACCGGCAGGCGCGAGGGGTAGGTAAACACCGGCGAGCCGCCGCCATGCTCCAGCAGGCCGAAGCCGGCGAGCATCTGCGAGAGCTGGTTGCCCCAGTCGTTGAAGTCGCCGGCCACCACCAGCGGGGCGTCTTCGGGTACCTCGCGGCGGATGTAGCGCTGCAACTGCGCGACCTGCCGGATGCGGCTGCCCGGCACCAGCCCCAGGTGCACCACGATGGTGTGCACCACCGTGCCCTGCACCTGCACGCAGGCGTGCAGCAGGCCGCGCTGCTCGAAGCGGTGGTCGGACATGTCTTCATGGCGGCTCTCGAGCACCGGCCAGCGCGTGAGCAGCGCGTTGCCATGCTCACCATGGCGGGTGTAGGCATTGGTGTGGTAGACCGCCTCATAGCCTTCGGGCGCGAGGTATTGCGCCTGCGGCACCAGCGGCCAGCGGTCGAAGTAGGCCGCCTCGCGCCGGTTGCTGCTGCGCACCTCCTGCAGGCAGACGATGTCGGCGTCGAGCTGCTCTATCGCCAGACCCAGGTTGTGGATTTCCAGGCGCCGCGCCGGCCCCAGGCCTTGCACGCCCTTGTGGATGTTGTAGGTGGCCACGCGCAGGATGCCGCCGGGCAGCTGCGGCAGTTGCGAGGCGGCGAAGTCGGGCTCGGAGACGGATGGTTCGCTCATGCGGGAGAAAGAAAGTGCGGCAACCAGAGAATAGCCTCAGCGTTGGACGGCGAGTAACAGCGGTCGGCCGCCTCGCGCCAGGGCAGCCAGGCGCAGGCGGTGTGCTCGCGCGGGTTCAGGCGCACCGGCGCGGGCGCCGGCAGGCACAGGCCAAGCACGTGCTCGGTGTTGGTCATCACGCCGGGAGCGTAGCGGTGGCGCCATTGCGGGTACAGGCTGTAGACGTTCTCCAGCCCCCAGTCCGTCAGGCGGCAGCCCGGGGCGGCGCCGTCCAGGCCGGTTTCCTCGCGCACTTCGCGCAGCGCCGTCTCGCGCCAGCTCTCGCCCGCGCTCTGTTTGCTGCCGGTGACCGATTGCCAGAAGTCCTCGGCACTGTCGGCGCGGCGCAGCACCAGCACGTGCAGTGCGGCAGTGTGGATCACGACGAGGACCGATTCGGGAATCTTGTACATGGCGGCAACGAGGCGGCGAAGGGGTAGCGAGGCCCCAGCCAGGAGGCGGGCGGCCCGCCCCATGGCAGAGCCCCGTTATATTCCAGCGTTCAACCACCCAGCCCGCCACCATGGAAATTGCCCTGATCTACGCCCGCGCCGCCAACGGCGTGATCGGCAGGGACGGCGCCATGCCCTGGCACCTGCCCGAAGACCTGGCGCACTTCAAGACGCTCACCCGGGGAGGGCCGGTCATCATGGGGCGCAAGACCTGGGATTCGCTGCCCGAACGCTTTCGCCCCCTGCCCGGCCGGCTCAACATCGTCGTCACGCGGCAGCGCGATTGGCATGAAATCGGGGCAAAAACCGCTCCTGGCCTGCGCGAAGCGCTGCATATTGCGAA
The DNA window shown above is from Comamonas sp. NLF-1-9 and carries:
- a CDS encoding endonuclease/exonuclease/phosphatase family protein produces the protein MSEPSVSEPDFAASQLPQLPGGILRVATYNIHKGVQGLGPARRLEIHNLGLAIEQLDADIVCLQEVRSSNRREAAYFDRWPLVPQAQYLAPEGYEAVYHTNAYTRHGEHGNALLTRWPVLESRHEDMSDHRFEQRGLLHACVQVQGTVVHTIVVHLGLVPGSRIRQVAQLQRYIRREVPEDAPLVVAGDFNDWGNQLSQMLAGFGLLEHGGGSPVFTYPSRLPVARLDHVYARGLVPLSLTVPRGRIWWRMSDHLPLIAEFRL
- a CDS encoding dihydrofolate reductase, whose protein sequence is MEIALIYARAANGVIGRDGAMPWHLPEDLAHFKTLTRGGPVIMGRKTWDSLPERFRPLPGRLNIVVTRQRDWHEIGAKTAPGLREALHIAKQSGAATAWVIGGAQIFATALPLATRAEVTEIGQDFAGDTFAPDLGPEWALAAHSDHVSAQGLPLRFARYERRG
- the nudB gene encoding dihydroneopterin triphosphate diphosphatase, with the translated sequence MYKIPESVLVVIHTAALHVLVLRRADSAEDFWQSVTGSKQSAGESWRETALREVREETGLDGAAPGCRLTDWGLENVYSLYPQWRHRYAPGVMTNTEHVLGLCLPAPAPVRLNPREHTACAWLPWREAADRCYSPSNAEAILWLPHFLSPA